The following are encoded in a window of Rissa tridactyla isolate bRisTri1 chromosome 3, bRisTri1.patW.cur.20221130, whole genome shotgun sequence genomic DNA:
- the GALM gene encoding galactose mutarotase, producing the protein MTEVRREVFGQMPQEEGGGVVEKFVLKSDTVKVEILSLGCIIAALETKDRDGKFSDVVLGFDTLEGYTRKHPFFGAVVGRVANRIAKGRFTVEGKEYQLFLNNGPNSLHGGARGFDKVLWSPQVLPNGVCFFWLSPDGEESYPGDLKVWVTYTLSGGELAINYRAQTSKTTPINLTNHAYFNLAGQGSQDVYDHEISIEADAYLPVDDTKIPTGEVAAVQGTGFDLRQPVELGKHLQKFHLDGFDHNFCLQQAQARRLAARARHPPTGRAMEVYTTQPGIQFYTGNNLDGSLKGKGAVVYPKHSAFCLETQNWPDAVNKPHFPSALLRPGEEYNHTTWLLFNAA; encoded by the exons ATGACAGAAGTGAGGAGGGAGGTGTTCGGGCAGATGccgcaggaggaaggaggaggagtggTGGAAAAGTTCGTCTTAAAGTCGGACACCGTGAAAGTGGAGATCCTGTCCTTAGGGTGCATAATCGCCGCTCTGGAGACAAAAGACAGGGATGGGAAGTTTTCAGATGTTGTTCTAGGCTTTGACACTTTGGAAG GTTACACGAGGAAGCACCCCTTCTTCGGTGCCGTCGTGGGTCGTGTTGCCAACAGGATTGCGAAGGGGAGGTTCACCGTGGAGGGGAAGGAGTATCAGCTGTTCCTCAACAACGGGCCCAACAGCCTGCACGGAGGAGCCAGGGGATTTGACAAG GTtctctggagcccccaggtccTCCCAAACGGCGTCTGCTTCTTCTGGCTCAGCCCTGATGGTGAGGAAAGCTACCCTGGTGACCTGAAAGTCTGGGTGACCTACACGCTCAGCGGTGGGGAGCTGGCCATCAACTATCGAGCCCAGACCAGCAAGACGACACCCATCAACTTGACCAACCATGCGTACTTCAACCTCGCAGGGCAG GGCTCACAGGATGTCTACGACCACGAGATTTCTATTGAAGCTGATGCCTACCTGCCTGTGGATGACACCAAGATCCCTACTG GGGAGGTGGCCGCTGTGCAGGGCACCGGCTTCGATCTCCGGCAGCCCGTGGAGCTGGGGAAGCACTTGCAGAAGTTTCACTTGGACGGCTTCGACCACAacttctgcctgcagcaggcgcAGGCTCGACGTCTCGCGGCCAG GGCTCGCCACCCACCCACTGGCAGGGCCATGGAGGTTTACACCACCCAGCCTGGCATCCAGTTTTATACCGGGAACAACCTGGATGGCtccctgaagggcaaaggtgccgtCGTGTACCCCAAGCACTCAGCTTTCTGCCTGGAAACCCAGAACTGGCCCGACGCTGTCAACAAG ccccacttcCCCAGCGCCCTACTCCGGCCGGGTGAGGAATACAACCACACCACGTGGCTCCTGTTCAACGCCGCTTGA